The DNA window TTTCGGAGTCAGTCTTCACCGAGCGGCGGCCCCAGATTACGCACCCCTGTCGCTAGGCCGCACGCCATCGCCAACGGCCAAAGATCCGCGAGACAGAACGTAGGTCGGATCCTTGATCTGGCAGGGATCGGGTTTACGACTGCCTCGGGTGGCCGGGGGCTCCTACGCTGAAATTTGTGGAAGATGTCGATGACGCCCGCGAGTTCGTTGAGCAGCGGATGCGCGCCACGGGGTTCGAGGAGGACATCCTCGACAAGGTCATGGATCTGCTGGAACGCTTCGACACCAATCGGGAGAAGCTGTTCGAGGAGATGCTATCCAAGCTGGAGCAACCGGGCTATGACGGCCTGACCGACCGGTGGGAGACCAACTGCGAGCAGGCCGAGGCGCTGATGGAGCGCCTCGAATCGGACATCCGGTCAGTGCTGGAGGACAGCCAGGCCAACGCCATGTCCGTCGACGAACGGTGGACCGCGGTCGGCCCGCGTGACTTCCTCGCCGGGGAGCGCAAGATCTGGGCGCAGGTCGCCCGGCTCGACGTCCCCGAGGTCGCCACGCTGATGAGCAAGGTCCTGGAGGCCGACCTCGCGCTCATCAAGAAGTGCGAGGAGGACCTCAAGAACGCGCGCAGCAACGACGCGATCGTCGAGCAGCTGCTCCTCAAGAACTTCGGCTCCATCCAGGACACGGTCAAGAGCCTGCTCGTCAAATACCTCCCGACCTCGGGCGTCCGCCTGATCGTCCTCTTCATGAAGGACCCGTCGTCCAAGGAAGTCGCCAACGAGGCGATCAAGAACTTCGAGAAGCTCACCGCGGAGAACCTCATGGCGGCCAAGCAGAAGCGTGCCGCGAAGCAGACGGTGGTCGACAACATCAAGCTGCTGACCGCGGCCCGCGAACAGCTCGACGAGGACTGGATCGACAAGCTCTTCGCCCGCGGCGCCGAGGCGGCGGGGAACTGGCGCGGCATCGGCGCGTCCGGCGACTACCGGGCCACCGACTGGGACTGGATGAAGGAGAACGTCCTCGACCGGGGGCTCGACACGCGGGCCGAGGCGGCCAAGGAGCAGTCCAGCAAGCTCTACGACGAGCTCTTCCCCACGCTCGTGGAGGAGAGCACCAACGCCTTCGCCCAGCTGACCGATGATCCGGACACGCTGGCGAAGTTCAACGAGGAGCTGGAGAAGGCCTCGGAATCCCTGGAGTCGCTGCTGGCGACCGAGGAGGAATACGTCAAGGACCTGGCCGAGGGACCCTACAAGCAGACGGGCCTCGCCGCATTCGCACAGGTCATAGACGCGGTCAAGGTGGGCTTCAAGCTGCTCGCGGACAAGACGGAGGAAGCCGACGACGAGGTGAAGAAGTCATGACCGACCTCTTCGTCGCGGCGGGCGGCCCGGTCGGCGACGGCACCCGGGCCCGGCCGTTCCACGACCCGTGGCTCGCCCTGCGGCAGGCTGCGCCCGGCGACCGCATCCACATCGCAGCGGGCACCTATACCGGGCGCGGCGAGCGCTCCTCGTGGGTCGTCGACACCCCCGAGCTGACCGTGCTCGGCGGATATAGCCCCGACTTCGCCCGCCGTACCCCCTGGCAGACACCGACGGTCTTCGCGGCAAAGGCCGGCCTGCGCGTCCCGAACGAGCCGAACATGCTCCAGGGCATCGGCGGCCACGACGGCCTCGTCCTGGACGGGCTGTTCTTCGACGGGGCCGGGCGCGACGACTACGACGAGCAGGGCGGCCTGCAGCGCGCCTCCTACGGGGACGGCCCGCTGGTGAGCCTGCGCGGCGAGCGCATCACCGTCCGCGACTGCGGCTTCGCCAACGGCAGCTCCGGCGCCGTCGAGCTTGGCGGCGACTCCGCGGTCTTCGAGAACAACATCGTCGTCAACTGCGTCGGCCTCAGCCTGCTCACCGTCCGCGACGGCGCCCCCGAGGCCCCGGCCGCGGTCAGCCGCAACACCTTCGCCTTCGCCCACGACGACTCCGACCCGCCGCGCGGCTCCGGCGCCGACCGGGCCGTCGGCATACGGGTCAACGGCGCTGCCGCGATCGCCGACAACGTGTTCGTCGGCTGCGGCAACGCGGCCATCGCCTGCCTGCGCGACGTCGGGCAGATCGCCGTCGACCGCAACCTGTTCTTCGCCACACCGCGCGACATCGTGCGCAGCCGGGTGTCGGGCGCGGAGGCCGAGCTCACCGAGGAGTACGCCGCGGAGCTCGAAGACGTCGGCCTGCGCTCGGCGGCCGGCAACACCGTCGGCGACCCGCAGCTGACCGGGCTCCCGGCGGCGTGGCTCGACGTGTACACGGTGGACACCGCCGCCACGTACGAGCGCCCGCCGACCGCCGCCCTCAACGCGCTGCGGAAATCGGTCGGCCTCGGCGAGCTGCCGTCCACATCGGATTGTGTTGTTCAGCGGCCCGTCATGCGCCGGCTCGCCCCGGCCGAGGTGCTCGCCCTCGCGGTCGGCGCGGCGCCGGGCGCGCACCCCGCCGACCTGGCCGCGCCGGAGCCGTTCACCGAGCTCCCGGCCGGTCCGGCGTACCAGGCCGTCGACTGGGCGCGGCTCTACGAGGCCGACCCGGCGCTCGCCGGAACCCCGGTGCAGGTGCGGGCCGGGGTCGGCTTCGACCAGAACACGCAGATCCTCCCCGAGCTCGCGGAGACGCACATCGGCGTCGCCGTCTACGAGCCCGGCACCGACAACACCCCGTGGTGGGCGCTCGCCCCGCGCTACGGCCTCGTCCACCACCAGACTGAGGAGGCCGTACGGTATTCGCGCGGCCTCGACGTCGAGTCCACGTACCTGCTCCGCGGCACGTACCGCCTCACGCCGCCCGGCGGGCGTCAGAGCGCCACCATCGTCCTCGACTCCCTCGCGCCCGTGCTCGACATCACGGCCCCCGAGCCGCCCCGGCCGGCCGGGCGCGACTGGTTCGTGCGGGCCGGATCCTCCGGCGGGGACGGCAGCCGCGAGGCGCCGTTCCGCGACCCGTTCCAGGCCCTCGAAAAGGCCGCCGAGGGCGACCGCATCCTCGTCGCCGCGGGTGAGTACACGGGCCGCCTGCGGTCGGGCACGTGGCGCATCCCCGTACGCAACCTGACGCTGCTAGGCGGGTGGGACGCCGAGTTCGCCGCGCGCGACCCCTGGCGCCACCCCGTGCGCTTCGTGCTCACCCCGGAGACCAAGGCGAAGGGCATCTTCGGCGACCCGGTGCTCACCGGCGAGGACTCAGGGGAGGGCCTCATCCTCGACGGGTTCATGTTCGACGGGGCGACCTACAATGCGTACGCCGACAGCGGCGCCCTCAACACGGACCATTCCCAATCGGCGGCGCTGCTCGACCTGCGCGGCGGCAGCGGCGGCATCACCGTGCGCAACTGCGTCTTCGCCAACGCGGCGTACTGCGCCGTGCAGCTCAGCGCGGCGTACGGGACGTTCGAGAACAACGTGGTCGTCAATACGAGCGGCACCGCCGTCCGTATCCAGGCACCCGGCGCGGGCCCCTGGACCGTCCGCGGCAACACGGTCCTGTTCGCCGCCGACCCCACCGGCCGGGCCTCGACCGGGCAGTCCACGACCGGCTGCCTGCTGGACATCTCCGGCCGGGGCGTCATGCGGGTCGAGGCCAACGTGCTCGCCTTCGCCGACAGCATCGCCGTCCGCGCGACCGTGCCCGACCAGAACCTGCTGCTCGACGGGAACGTGCTCGCCGCCAACCTGTACGCCGACCTCCACGACGGCCGCCACGTGCTCGTCGACGCCGAGAACCGCGACCGGGTGTTCCGCGACGCCCCGTTCGGCGCTCAGGCCGGCACCCGGTTCGAGCTGCCGGCGGTGCCGGTCGACGCCGCGTACGCCCACCAGGCCGTCGGCCGCCTCTCGGCGCTGGCCGCCGCGATGCCGAAGGACGGGCTCAACGCCGCCGCGGCGGCGCTCGGCGTCTCGATCACAGCGCCGAAGACGGAGGCACCCGTCGAGGCGGCGCCCCCGGAGCCGAAGAAGGAGCCGTCGGTCGCCGACCTGCTCGCGGACCTCGGCCGGGCCCGCGAGGCGTTCGAGGCGAAGGACGCGTCCCCGCCGGCCACAGACACTCCGCTGTACTGCCCGGTCTACCCGGTCGAGGCGGCGCTGAGGCTGGCCCTCGACGCCCCGCCAGGCGAGCCCGGCGCCCACGCCGCCGTGATCAGCCACTAGATCAACTGGATCGACGTCGACAGCGTCAGACCCGGTTGGGTTTTGGTTTGTGTTGCCCCTCGGACACCAGTGCGAACGATACGGGATTTGGGCCGCTGACCTGGCAGAACTCAGGTTAGCGGCCTTGATCGTTTCTGGGGCTGTATTCCGCCAGGGACCACGAGCCCTGAACCGTGCCGTCCGCCGCAGCGGCCAACGCGATCTTGTGTCCGGCGAGCGATCCGGTTGCGGTCGCGGTT is part of the Micromonospora halotolerans genome and encodes:
- a CDS encoding right-handed parallel beta-helix repeat-containing protein; the protein is MTDLFVAAGGPVGDGTRARPFHDPWLALRQAAPGDRIHIAAGTYTGRGERSSWVVDTPELTVLGGYSPDFARRTPWQTPTVFAAKAGLRVPNEPNMLQGIGGHDGLVLDGLFFDGAGRDDYDEQGGLQRASYGDGPLVSLRGERITVRDCGFANGSSGAVELGGDSAVFENNIVVNCVGLSLLTVRDGAPEAPAAVSRNTFAFAHDDSDPPRGSGADRAVGIRVNGAAAIADNVFVGCGNAAIACLRDVGQIAVDRNLFFATPRDIVRSRVSGAEAELTEEYAAELEDVGLRSAAGNTVGDPQLTGLPAAWLDVYTVDTAATYERPPTAALNALRKSVGLGELPSTSDCVVQRPVMRRLAPAEVLALAVGAAPGAHPADLAAPEPFTELPAGPAYQAVDWARLYEADPALAGTPVQVRAGVGFDQNTQILPELAETHIGVAVYEPGTDNTPWWALAPRYGLVHHQTEEAVRYSRGLDVESTYLLRGTYRLTPPGGRQSATIVLDSLAPVLDITAPEPPRPAGRDWFVRAGSSGGDGSREAPFRDPFQALEKAAEGDRILVAAGEYTGRLRSGTWRIPVRNLTLLGGWDAEFAARDPWRHPVRFVLTPETKAKGIFGDPVLTGEDSGEGLILDGFMFDGATYNAYADSGALNTDHSQSAALLDLRGGSGGITVRNCVFANAAYCAVQLSAAYGTFENNVVVNTSGTAVRIQAPGAGPWTVRGNTVLFAADPTGRASTGQSTTGCLLDISGRGVMRVEANVLAFADSIAVRATVPDQNLLLDGNVLAANLYADLHDGRHVLVDAENRDRVFRDAPFGAQAGTRFELPAVPVDAAYAHQAVGRLSALAAAMPKDGLNAAAAALGVSITAPKTEAPVEAAPPEPKKEPSVADLLADLGRAREAFEAKDASPPATDTPLYCPVYPVEAALRLALDAPPGEPGAHAAVISH